The proteins below are encoded in one region of Apium graveolens cultivar Ventura chromosome 4, ASM990537v1, whole genome shotgun sequence:
- the LOC141720893 gene encoding glutamyl-tRNA reductase 1, chloroplastic-like gives MAVSSAFAGPKLETIFLGNASPNGVVFCKPRKAVFPRNHSNSLRCEQQTTNDNINLTSTAPSSSSSLSALQQLKSSSADRYTKERSSIVVIGLSIHTTPVEMREKLAIPEAEWPRAISELCSLNHIEEAAVLSTCNRMEIYVVALSQHRGVKEVTEWMSKTSGVPASDLCEHRFLLYNNDATQHIFEVSAGLDSLVLGEGQILAQVKQVVKVGQGVVGFGRNISGLFKHAITVGKRVRSELNIASGAVSVSSAAVELALMKLPKSSHDTARMLLIGAGKMGKLVIKHLAAKGCTKMVVVNRSEERVTAIREELHGIEIIYKPLSEMLAAAAEADVIFTSTASETPLFLKKHVADLSPVGSDVGSVRLFVDISVPRNVGSCIKELETARVYNVDDLKEVVSANKEDRLRKAMEAQSIIAEESKQFAAWRDSLETVPTIKKLRSYAERIRLAELDKCMSKMGDEVTKKTKKAADDLSRGIVNKLLHGPMQHLRCDGSDTRTLSETLENMHALNRMFSLETEISVLEQKVRAKVEQNQK, from the exons ATGGCAGTATCAAGTGCTTTTGCAGGCCCAAAATTGGAGACTATATTTCTTGGGAATGCTTCACCAAATGGGGTGGTGTTTTGTAAGCCCAGAAAAGCTGTCTTCCCAAGAAATCACAGTAATAGTCTCAGGTGTGAGCAGCAGACAACTAATGACAATATTAATCTTACTTCTACTgccccttcttcttcttcaagtcTCTCTGCTCTTCAACAGCTCAAATCCTCATCTGCTGACA GGTATACTAAGGAGAGGAGTAGCATTGTAGTCATTGGTCTCAGTATCCACACTACACCTGTTGAAATGCGTGAAAAACTTGCCATTCCTGAAGCTGAATGGCCCCGAGCTATAAGTGAGTTATGCAGCTTGAATCATATTGAAGAGGCTGCTGTTCTTAGTACCTGCAACAGGATGGAGATCTATGTTGTAGCTTTGTCTCAGCATCGGGGTGTCAAAGAAGTGACTGAATGGATGTCAAAG ACAAGTGGGGTACCAGCTTCTGACCTTTGTGAGCACCGGTTTTTGCTGTATAACAATGATGCTACACAGCACATCTTTGAAGTATCAGCAGGGCTTGATTCACTGGTGTTAGGAGAAGGTCAGATTCTAGCGCAGGTCAAACAAGTTGTCAAAGTTGGTCAAGGAGTTGTAGGCTTTGGGAGGAACATTAGTGGTTTGTTTAAGCATGCAATCACTGTCGGGAAGAGGGTTAGAAGCGAGCTAAATATTGCATCAGGGGCAGTTTCAGTCAGTTCTGCTGCTGTGGAACTGGCATTAATGAAGCTACCCAAATCCTCCCATGATACTGCTAGAATGTTGTTGATAGGGGCAGGAAAGATGGGAAAGCTCGTAATTAAACACTTGGCAGCCAAAGGATGCACAAAAATGGTTGTCGTAAATAGAAGTGAGGAGAGAGTAACTGCCATCCGTGAAGAGCTGCATGGTATTGAGATAATCTACAAGCCCCTTTCAGAAATGCTAGCAGCTGCTGCAGAGGCAGATGTCATCTTTACCAGCACTGCTTCAGAGACACCATTATTTCTTAAAAAGCATGTAGCAGATCTTTCACCTGTGGGTTCAGATGTTGGATCTGTGAGACTTTTTGTTGACATTTCTGTTCCTAGAAATGTTGGGTCTTGCATCAAGGAGCTAGAAACTGCACGAGTTTACAATGTGGATGACCTCAAGGAGGTTGTGTCGGCAAATAAGGAGGATCGACTTCGAAAAGCAATGGAAGCTCAGTCTATTATTGCTGAGGAATCAAAGCAATTCGCAGCCTGGAGAGATTCACTAGAAACTGTTCCAACCATAAAGAAGTTACGATCCTATGCTGAAAGAATCAGACTAGCAGAGCTGGATAAATGTATGTCAAAAATGGGCGATGAAGTcacaaagaaaacaaaaaaagcAGCTGATGATCTTAGCCGGGGTATAGTAAACAAGCTTCTCCATGGTCCCATGCAGCATTTAAGATGTGATGGGAGTGACACCCGTACTTTGTCGGAGACACTTGAGAATATGCATGCCTTGAACAGAATGTTCAGTCTGGAAACTGAAATATCTGTTCTGGAACAAAAGGTACGAGCTAAGGTGGAGCAGAACCAGAAGTAA